GTTCTGGTCTTTACTTCGGTTCTTCTTTTAGATCACTTGAAGTTTGACTGGAGTCACGATGCCAACtttgactgttttgttttcaggccCTGTGTGGACAAACACATGGATTTCCTCAGCAAACAGTGCAGAGTCCTGCTGAATGGGACTCAACTCAAAGTTAttggagctaaaaaaaaacaaaaaaacgtatGATAATGCAATCCGTTATAATGTCCGTATGTCTCCTGCAGATAAGCAGCAGCTTTTGGTGATCGAAAAAGACATTTCCGATCTGCATAGCTCCAAACTGAACCAGCAGAAGCCAGAACTCCTCCACATaaagaaggaagaggaggatatGTGGATCAATCAAGATGGAGAGCAAGTTACTGTGAAGCTTATAGACGATGGCCTTCGGTTATCAGAGCCGCATCACATCCAAGCCGAAGACAGCAGAGAGACGGCAGCTCCAACGAGCTGCCCGGCTAAACGTACGCAACCTGATGGAGAGGACTATGAAGGAACAGAACTAAACGGAAACCCAGATCCAGCAGGAGACGGAGCTGGACGGCA
Above is a genomic segment from Fundulus heteroclitus isolate FHET01 chromosome 10, MU-UCD_Fhet_4.1, whole genome shotgun sequence containing:
- the LOC105939469 gene encoding uncharacterized protein LOC105939469 isoform X4; protein product: MSPADKQQLLVIEKDISDLHSSKLNQQKPELLHIKKEEEDMWINQDGEQVTVKLIDDGLRLSEPHHIQAEDSRETAAPTSCPAKRTQPDGEDYEGTELNGNPDPAGDGAGRQEVRTKLGEKQLLVIKVEVPDLWSLGLDQQDTEPLQETAEVEELWISQEGADLTVRREG
- the LOC105939469 gene encoding uncharacterized protein LOC105939469 isoform X3; translation: MSPADKQQLLVIEKDISDLHSSKLNQQKPELLHIKKEEEDMWINQDGEQVTVKLIDDGLRLSEPHHIQAEDSRETAAPTSCPAKRTQPDGEDYEGTELNGNPDPAGDGAGRQEVRTKLGEKQLLVIKVEVPDLWSLGLDQQDTEPLQETAEVEELWISQEGADLTVRREDEEQLLVIE